A window of Amaranthus tricolor cultivar Red isolate AtriRed21 chromosome 8, ASM2621246v1, whole genome shotgun sequence genomic DNA:
ttcatttgacatcttccgtgattaacaatcttattagaaattgtgttgctgaagacccatcaattaaggtctctgtggtgcgacaaatggtgaaagaccaatttggtgtcgaagtaacctataagcgggcatggtgtgctaaacagcaagcccttctctccatctacGGGACATAGGAAGACTCTTATCCTCTCCTTTCACGCTTCTTGAAAGCAATGCAAGTTTCTAACCCCGAgactgtagttgagtggttctttaaggaagataatgatgttggtTTAGAATTTTCCAACGTGTGTTCTGGGCTTTtaaacctagtattgagggcTTCAAGTATTACAAAccccttattgccattgacggaacacatttgtatggtaagtatcgccatacgttgttaactgcgattgctcaagatgggaacaagggaatcttcccgcttgcctttCCTTTGGTAGAGAAAGAATGCATAGCcgcgtggtcttggtttatagcgtgtgttcgtaagcatgtgaaGCATAGTCCAGGTTTATGTGTTATTTCCGATAGACATGCGAgcattctagcaaccatggaggagccGAAATGGCAACCTCCGaatgcccatcataggttttgcttgcggcatttgttaagtaacttcaactgtcaaatgggtaatgtgaagctgaagaagatgtatggaaggactgcagagcaaagacaaccacatAAGGTCATTGAGGGATTGAAAGCTATTGGTGTTGCTAATCGAGAAgctcttttttggattgatcaagttggtgatatgtgtaaatggtcaatatgtcatgatgaagggtataggtatggtgttactaataTCAATTTAGCCGAAGTATTCAATAACGTGATaaagggtgtacgtttcttgcctataactactcttgtggagttcaccttctaccgtgttaatgattatattgttaaaagacgcgagaatgcaaattcatggctaattgggggaagtaagtacacttcacacgccacAAGAATTATTACCCGTAACACTGAGAAGGCAAACTTTTATGAGATCgtcgcatttgactacagacgaggcctttttcaagttaagactggacgtggtaatagaggatctgccaagggtggtaaaatacaaagtgtcGATTTGAGAGAaatgaaatgcacttgtaacatACCCTTCATATgtcacttaccttgttctcatgttcttgtCGTTTGTATTAAAAGACACTTATCGTATAAGCGTTTTGTGGACTCTTGCTACACTACCCAGAGCTATGTAAATACATATGAATCCATATTTATGCcgttgattgataagaggtcatggcctcaatacaccggtgttgaggtgATACACGATCCAGATTACATTCGTGGACTAGGAAAACTTAAGTCAAGGAGGATCACCAACGAGATGGACGAAGGATTAAGGAGACGCAACGCTTGTCGACGGTGTGGTagtgaaggtcacaacactagaacttgcacgtAAAGGTAAACAGTATTtgtatttgagtatataaacataaacaGTATCTTAAGTCTTTTTACGTATAATCATAACTACAACTtcgttattgttgaattgcagtAGAGATGGATCCCGCAGCTCCGGGCCCTCGAGACCTTAGTGTACTGACGATGCAGGCGGATCACAGGAGCAtcgacgatgacacactttgtaagtattcttcaacgttgattattatccataaaacttacatgttatacatttcattaatacttcagtcttaatgcaggcacagggcattgcatctgtcatcagctccaaccgagcgtcatgcgacggcctcttactatcgtaggaggcgtcgtaaaccgtcacagttagacagggcacaggaggaggattagcattagtatactgtttgtatatattgaacattattgacattttgtatatattgaacatttgcaCATAtgcaatatttgtaacatttagacttttgtgtataattgtaatatatatgtagacgtatatatttttatcgtattatcacacgtttattatgaatgaaatgatgttaagtactcagagttttcggcgatgaatcattctgcCAAGAATGcggtatgaatttaatcaaaaacaaacagacaatcatattcaaatagggaaaatactctcgaaaattcaacacaatttcattcatgttcaacgaatccatatcaaattccatatcaacggctattttcaacttcataacggctatttttcaattttacaaaggttagtttaaatcatacaaaaagatcaataaaagtcaaaccaggtcaagggatatgtcgctgttagtaacagcgacgtAATAGTTTGACTAATCAAccagtcgctgttagtaacttgactaaatttttgaccatttcttttaattcgctgttagtaagtgcgagtatacaccaagcTTAGGTTTGGAGGCAATGACGCTTATTTTGGGTATgaataagcttattttttttaaataaaattgttaaataatcttattttttttcaaatactcACGTTACAACAACATTTTAGTCCTAACTCCTAATTTATGTACATCAAGGTGCGAGTGTGCGACTTCTCCAAATAAAAAAAGGTGCGATTTTGTAATATTCTTTGATTCTCATCCCTGGTATGtcatttcatcttcatcttcatcttcatcttcatcttcccaAACCCTAATTTCTCTCTGTTAAATCCGTTAGTTGAAGAAAATGGTGAAGGGTCCTGGACTTTACTCTGAAATCGGCAAGAAAGCCAAAGGTTCCttttttcatcttttctttttctgcgttgacaattttcaatttcttcaattaatcgGTCAATTAATTTGGTATTGATTTTGTTTCTATTATAGATCTTTTGTACAAGGATTATCAAAGTGATCACAAATTTACCCTTACCACCATCACCTCCGCCGGAGTTGTATGTTACATCATCgccctttctttctctcatttgATACTTTCGAACTTAGATGATGTTCATTTGCGTTTTTGTTTGATGGAATTCTTTGTTAGAATTATGAATgatagaaatttaatttttcagatGAATGATAgatttgtttttactttttagggtTTAGTCTGAATGTTTGATTATGCTTATGGGTTTTGAATTTCTTCTGGGTTTCATCTTGATGGGTTGAATTGCTTGTGAAAATATGCAAAACAATGGATGCTGAGGGAATGATCAATGTTTAGGATTGTACCTACGATTAGTTCGTATTTTCTGGGCTTTTGTGTGTTGCAATTGTTCATGCCTGTGAAGTGATTGAAAAGTTTGTAATCAAATTGTGTCTATAAGAGATGGATAGATAGAATCCAGCTCCTATATATTAGTGCTTTTGCGTTTTGGTTTGGTGGAGTTGGATTTACGATTGGTAgaagttgaaattttttaaattaacgatAGATGGATGTATAGGGTTTGGTCTGATCTGATTGTTTGATTATGCTTTGCTTGAGATAATATGCAGAACAATGTATGCTGGGGAAATCATTAATGTTTAGGATTTATCAAGATTAGTTGTTATTTCAGGGCCTTTTTGTGTTTCAATTGTTCATGCTTAATAAGTTTGTGACTGTCCATTGGGGTCTATAAAAGGGTGGAATTCTTTAGATTCACGTATTATTTCGGTTAAGAATTTAATTCTATTTCTTCACTTTTACGTAGATTGTTTAATGGATATTGTTCAACAAAATCTGAGCAGGATGacacttttgtttcattttCCATCATTGGCTTCATGATATAAAACCTTTGTGCCTTTGTATATTACTTGTTTGATATATGGAGTATGAATGTAATTTGAGCGAGTACAGAAACGCATTACAAAGGGCAGTTGCAATCATAATTTATTCTGTGGCATGGGTATGAGTTAAGAAAAACTAACCTAAGTTTAAATATAGAGTATTTCGGATTGCTAGTTATTGCTGAATGGTTTACTTTACTATATGGTTAGAGGATGAATTTCCGACATGCATGACATGATTCTTTGTAAACTTACAGTGTTAAACTTTTTATCTTGCAGGCTATCACTTCTACTGGTTCAAAGAAGGGAGAGTTGTTTTTAGCTGATGTTGGAACTAAGTTTACAAACAAGAACATTACCACAGATGTCAAAGTTGATACTAACTCCAACGTGAgtagtatatttttatgtatattacTACCAATTTTCTAAGTTTATGATACGatgaatatgatttatataGTTTGTATAACTGTTGATTGAGTCATGAGATAACAGTTTATGTTTGAACATTTGTAAATATTTGGATTCTGTATAGACCTGACCTTCCTACTTTGTTGTCTCTGGCTTTTCCCCATAGCTTCTCACTACAATTACAGTTGATGAACCTGCCCCTGGTTTGAAGGCTATTTTCAGTTTTCGTGTTCCGGATCAGAGATCTGGCAAGGTAATAATCAATCAGCCATCATCTAgtgtttttctttattaatcTATATTGGTTCAAGACATTGAACGGATActctaatttttataaattatgtcAACAGGTTGAACTGCAGTACTTGCATGAGTATGCTGGCATCAGCACAAGCTTTGGTTTGACAGCAAACCCCATTGTTAACTTCTCCGGAGTTTTTGGAAACAGTACTCTTGC
This region includes:
- the LOC130820700 gene encoding mitochondrial outer membrane protein porin of 36 kDa-like yields the protein MVKGPGLYSEIGKKAKDLLYKDYQSDHKFTLTTITSAGVAITSTGSKKGELFLADVGTKFTNKNITTDVKVDTNSNLLTTITVDEPAPGLKAIFSFRVPDQRSGKVELQYLHEYAGISTSFGLTANPIVNFSGVFGNSTLALGTDLSFDTASGNFTKCNAGLSFTNADLIASLNLNDKADTLIASYYHIVSPLTKAAVGAELSHSFSTNGNTLTFGTQHALDPLTSVKARVDNYGKASALIQHEWRPKSTITISGEVDTSAIDKTAKVGLALALKP